The following are encoded together in the Geobacter sulfurreducens PCA genome:
- a CDS encoding YkgJ family cysteine cluster protein produces MVDNVLAILRMGDELADLAVDLFDGVTDPTGIAPATTRIVARAEELLSARGNGRDDIRIACGPGCMTCCTVNVSVLVPEAWTIAVWLRQHHDAGEVDRLAVRLTAAARAIRWLDDADRIRSGVTCPFLDERGWCSIHPVRPLMCRALTSTDPAQCRRALESRTSDEEVPLECNLLQKYLMEQAYRSLAAALERRGIDSAGRELVGTVARFLNEPWLADKFLVGRLITLPES; encoded by the coding sequence ATGGTGGACAACGTTCTGGCAATCCTGCGCATGGGTGACGAGCTGGCCGACCTGGCAGTCGACCTGTTCGACGGGGTCACGGACCCGACCGGCATCGCCCCGGCCACAACCCGCATCGTGGCCCGCGCCGAAGAACTCCTCTCGGCCCGGGGAAACGGGCGTGACGATATCCGGATCGCCTGCGGCCCCGGTTGCATGACCTGTTGCACCGTGAACGTGTCGGTTCTCGTGCCCGAGGCATGGACCATCGCAGTCTGGCTTCGGCAGCACCACGACGCAGGGGAGGTGGACCGCTTGGCAGTGCGGCTCACTGCTGCTGCCCGCGCCATCCGCTGGCTCGACGATGCCGACCGGATCAGGAGCGGGGTGACGTGCCCCTTTCTCGACGAACGGGGCTGGTGCTCCATCCACCCGGTCCGGCCCCTCATGTGCCGCGCCCTCACCTCCACCGACCCGGCCCAGTGTCGCCGCGCCCTGGAGTCGCGCACCTCTGACGAAGAGGTGCCGCTGGAGTGCAATCTGCTCCAGAAATACCTCATGGAACAGGCTTACCGATCCCTCGCCGCGGCCCTTGAACGTCGAGGGATCGACTCGGCGGGGCGTGAGCTGGTGGGCACGGTTGCCCGCTTCCTGAACGAGCCGTGGCTCGCGGACAAATTCCTGGTCGGCAGATTGATCACCCTCCCGGAATCCTGA
- a CDS encoding RNA polymerase sigma factor, translating into MTLDTTDELNRFLAGVERRAFRMARLATSDDDEALDVVQDAMLGFVRNYARKPEAEWPPLFHRTLQSRIVDWHRRSTLRNRFRAWFGKNDDEDGGDPLDGIPDVNSPDPARQLLDRDLGQAIEAALRKLPTRQRQAFLLRNWEGLDTSETAFAMGCSEGSVKTHLSRAVHALRGMLEEYGP; encoded by the coding sequence GTGACGCTGGATACAACAGACGAATTGAACCGGTTCCTGGCCGGCGTGGAGCGCAGGGCGTTCCGCATGGCGCGGCTCGCCACGTCCGACGATGACGAGGCCCTGGACGTGGTCCAGGACGCCATGCTCGGCTTTGTCAGAAACTATGCGCGGAAACCCGAGGCGGAGTGGCCGCCGTTGTTCCACCGGACGCTCCAGAGCCGGATCGTGGACTGGCACCGGCGCTCGACCCTGCGGAACAGGTTCCGGGCGTGGTTCGGCAAAAACGACGACGAAGATGGCGGCGATCCCTTGGACGGGATCCCGGACGTGAATTCGCCTGATCCGGCGCGACAGCTCCTGGACCGGGACCTGGGGCAGGCAATCGAAGCGGCTCTGCGCAAGTTGCCCACGCGGCAGCGGCAGGCGTTTCTCCTGCGCAACTGGGAAGGGCTCGATACGTCGGAAACCGCCTTTGCCATGGGATGCTCCGAGGGGAGCGTCAAGACCCATCTTTCGCGGGCGGTTCATGCGCTTCGCGGCATGCTTGAGGAGTACGGACCATGA
- a CDS encoding chemotaxis protein CheD: MRHQRLEGRHIIRIAPGEYHVTTGGGVISTLLGSCVAACLFDSESGVAGMNHFLLSNHRYSRTMPFCFTEAGRYGIHSMELLINSLMRHGARRENLRAKAFGGASILVNRAEVGNFSCVGSVNARFVREFLANEGIPLLSADLEGERGRVIYFDTTDFSVFVRKIRLQRSLVVAKRDRNVWEHGVQAHDVEPDSVDLWLPG, from the coding sequence ATGCGTCATCAACGCCTCGAAGGCCGTCACATTATCCGTATCGCTCCCGGCGAATACCACGTCACTACAGGCGGGGGCGTCATTTCGACGCTTCTCGGTTCGTGCGTGGCCGCCTGCCTGTTCGACTCGGAAAGCGGCGTGGCCGGGATGAATCATTTTCTGCTCAGCAATCACCGCTACTCCCGCACCATGCCCTTCTGCTTCACCGAGGCGGGGCGCTACGGCATCCACTCCATGGAACTGCTTATCAACTCTCTCATGCGCCACGGTGCGCGGCGGGAGAACCTCCGCGCCAAGGCCTTCGGCGGTGCCTCGATTCTGGTCAATCGCGCCGAGGTCGGCAACTTTTCCTGTGTCGGCAGCGTCAATGCCCGGTTTGTCCGGGAGTTTCTCGCCAATGAAGGGATTCCGCTCCTCTCCGCCGACCTGGAGGGGGAGCGGGGCCGCGTGATCTATTTCGATACAACGGACTTTTCCGTATTCGTCCGCAAGATCCGGCTCCAGCGGAGCCTCGTGGTGGCCAAGCGCGACCGGAACGTGTGGGAACACGGGGTCCAGGCCCATGATGTGGAACCGGACTCGGTCGACCTCTGGCTGCCGGGGTAG
- a CDS encoding DUF3619 family protein codes for MKHDERDERMIQTVRRELDRSTSDLDGAIAGRLAEIRAKAVAEAGRRHFPFLPRWVTVGGVATLTAAAVAGIIWFSSPSVEPVPVAVQDDPEQIELIAANDHIQLYEDIEFYHWLAAQENQ; via the coding sequence ATGAAACATGACGAGCGTGACGAGCGGATGATTCAAACGGTCAGGCGCGAACTCGACCGGAGCACCAGCGACCTGGACGGCGCCATTGCGGGACGGCTGGCGGAGATCCGGGCCAAGGCCGTGGCGGAGGCAGGACGCCGTCACTTCCCGTTCCTCCCCCGCTGGGTGACGGTGGGCGGGGTCGCCACCCTGACAGCTGCCGCGGTGGCCGGCATCATCTGGTTTTCCTCCCCGTCGGTCGAGCCGGTGCCCGTGGCAGTCCAGGACGACCCGGAGCAGATCGAGTTGATTGCAGCCAATGACCATATCCAACTGTACGAGGACATCGAATTCTATCATTGGCTGGCGGCCCAGGAGAATCAATGA
- a CDS encoding DUF3106 domain-containing protein, producing MGSWRVILVCMMLGMAVSPAWGDGGGVSWERLTPEQREVLQHFAERWNSFPPERQERLLDSAERWRAMAPEARRNALERYRHWHDLTQEQRDLIRKRIKEFHKLAPADQERIKRSYQRFQNLPPQEREVLKGKWRSLSPEEKRQFKEKWRSMTDEQRREFLRDRSTDDSGAR from the coding sequence ATGGGTAGCTGGCGTGTGATTCTGGTCTGCATGATGCTGGGCATGGCGGTTTCGCCTGCCTGGGGCGATGGGGGCGGGGTGTCGTGGGAACGGTTGACCCCCGAGCAGCGTGAGGTTCTTCAGCATTTTGCCGAACGCTGGAACAGTTTTCCTCCCGAGCGCCAGGAGCGCCTGCTGGACAGCGCCGAGCGCTGGCGAGCAATGGCGCCCGAGGCGCGTCGGAACGCCCTGGAGCGATACCGTCACTGGCATGATCTGACTCAGGAACAGCGCGATCTGATCCGGAAGCGGATCAAGGAGTTCCACAAGCTTGCCCCTGCCGATCAGGAGCGCATCAAGCGTTCGTACCAGCGCTTCCAGAATCTTCCCCCCCAGGAACGGGAGGTTCTCAAAGGAAAATGGCGTTCGTTGTCGCCGGAGGAAAAGCGGCAGTTCAAGGAGAAGTGGCGCTCCATGACGGACGAACAGCGACGGGAGTTTTTGCGGGACAGGTCAACTGATGATTCCGGCGCGCGCTAA
- the pap gene encoding polyphosphate:AMP phosphotransferase — MFESAELDHAVDKKTWKARVPPLREALLDAQYDLLEARGFPVVILISGVDGAGKGETVNILNEWLDPRHVETNAPGDASDEERERPPMWRFWRSLPPRGKIGIFFGSWYSGAISDHMEGRSKQAKLDQALERIRRFERMLADEGALVLKFWLHLSRDQQERRLKALEKNPRTRWRVTARDWKNFKVYERFRDLATHVLRATSTAEAPWTVVSGVDPRYRSLTVGNAILSALRARLATPENPHPPRTALPVSPATDAVMLLRSLNLSRTITKKRYEEELEELQGRLSLLTREPRFRKRAVVAVFEGSDAAGKGGAIRRVTQALDAKIYRVVPIAAPTEDELAQPYLWRFWRTIPRLGRFAIFDRSWYGRVLVERVEGFCSRGDWMRAYSEINDFEEQLVESRIVVAKFWLAISPEEQLRRFREREETGFKRFKITEDDWRNREKWGEYETAVCDMIDRTSTEIAPWTLVEAENKQYARIKVLRTLCERIEAVL, encoded by the coding sequence ATGTTCGAATCGGCCGAACTGGACCATGCTGTGGACAAGAAAACCTGGAAGGCCCGGGTTCCTCCTCTGCGGGAGGCACTGCTCGATGCCCAGTACGATTTGCTCGAAGCCCGCGGCTTTCCGGTCGTGATCCTCATCAGCGGCGTGGACGGTGCCGGCAAGGGGGAGACGGTCAACATCCTCAACGAGTGGCTCGACCCGCGCCATGTGGAGACCAACGCGCCGGGGGACGCCTCGGACGAGGAGCGGGAGCGGCCCCCCATGTGGCGGTTCTGGCGCTCCCTCCCGCCGAGAGGGAAGATCGGTATTTTTTTCGGATCCTGGTACAGCGGGGCGATCTCGGACCACATGGAGGGTCGGAGCAAACAGGCAAAGCTCGACCAGGCCCTGGAACGGATCAGGCGCTTCGAGCGGATGCTGGCGGACGAGGGGGCTCTGGTCCTCAAGTTCTGGCTCCATCTGTCCCGGGACCAGCAGGAGCGGCGTCTCAAGGCGCTGGAGAAAAACCCCCGGACCCGCTGGCGGGTCACGGCCCGGGACTGGAAAAACTTCAAGGTATACGAGCGGTTCCGTGATCTGGCCACCCATGTCCTGCGGGCAACGAGCACTGCCGAGGCACCCTGGACCGTTGTGTCCGGCGTCGATCCCCGCTATCGTTCCCTGACGGTGGGGAACGCGATTCTCTCTGCTCTGCGCGCCCGGCTCGCCACCCCCGAAAACCCCCATCCACCGCGCACGGCGCTCCCCGTGTCCCCGGCAACAGACGCGGTTATGCTGCTTCGGTCCCTGAATCTTTCCCGAACGATAACGAAGAAGCGCTACGAAGAAGAACTGGAGGAACTCCAGGGACGGCTCAGCCTGCTGACCCGCGAGCCCCGGTTCCGCAAGCGGGCGGTAGTGGCGGTGTTCGAAGGGAGCGACGCGGCCGGCAAGGGTGGCGCCATTCGTCGGGTCACTCAGGCCCTCGACGCCAAGATTTACCGGGTGGTGCCCATTGCCGCCCCTACAGAGGACGAGTTGGCCCAGCCCTACCTGTGGCGCTTCTGGCGCACTATCCCGCGCCTGGGGCGCTTCGCGATCTTTGACCGTTCCTGGTACGGCCGGGTGCTCGTGGAGCGGGTGGAGGGATTCTGTTCCCGTGGGGATTGGATGCGGGCCTACAGCGAGATCAACGATTTCGAGGAGCAACTGGTGGAGAGCAGGATCGTGGTGGCCAAGTTCTGGCTGGCCATCAGCCCGGAGGAACAGTTGCGGCGTTTCCGGGAGCGCGAGGAGACCGGTTTCAAGCGGTTCAAGATAACGGAGGATGACTGGCGTAACCGGGAAAAGTGGGGGGAGTACGAGACCGCCGTCTGCGACATGATCGACCGAACGAGCACGGAGATCGCCCCCTGGACCCTTGTGGAAGCCGAGAACAAGCAGTATGCCCGGATCAAGGTGCTGCGGACGCTCTGCGAGCGGATCGAGGCAGTTTTATAG
- a CDS encoding class II SORL domain-containing protein: MDRRTFLKTAALGAMAAGIAREAAAAGRYYPVKADQSLFETINRAKDPAKKSPLEQKHVPVITAPKAVKAGEPFTVEVAVGEVVHPMGPTHWIQFIELNVGNEPAGRVDMQPRGFLSPKATFTVTIPKEAAPEGKITLVVNERCNLHGYWEGSIDIAVTG, encoded by the coding sequence ATGGATCGAAGAACCTTTCTGAAGACTGCCGCACTTGGCGCCATGGCGGCCGGCATCGCCCGCGAGGCGGCCGCGGCCGGCAGATACTACCCGGTCAAGGCGGACCAATCTCTTTTCGAAACCATCAACCGAGCCAAAGATCCGGCCAAGAAGAGTCCCCTGGAGCAGAAGCACGTTCCGGTCATCACCGCGCCCAAGGCGGTCAAGGCAGGGGAACCGTTCACTGTGGAGGTGGCAGTGGGCGAGGTGGTCCACCCCATGGGGCCGACCCACTGGATTCAGTTCATCGAGCTCAACGTGGGCAACGAGCCGGCAGGCAGGGTGGATATGCAGCCGCGCGGGTTCCTGTCGCCCAAGGCGACCTTCACCGTGACCATTCCCAAGGAGGCGGCGCCGGAGGGGAAAATCACCCTGGTGGTCAATGAACGGTGCAATCTTCATGGTTACTGGGAGGGAAGCATCGACATCGCCGTGACCGGGTGA
- a CDS encoding lipoprotein — protein MKRMKRTAGALLLGLALLLGGCGGGEVRISAEIPVVYPVDYAPAITWLSFWKDADRYFVPGSIDFTDPDADTDIMTIVVSDSLGRVMARTVADLDDYVGYTGGTVSFSIDYLTYPPGTYTFTIYLTDRGGNLSNPVYGTFQVW, from the coding sequence ATGAAACGGATGAAACGGACGGCGGGAGCGCTGCTTCTCGGTCTGGCACTGCTGCTCGGGGGATGTGGCGGGGGAGAGGTCCGCATCTCGGCGGAAATCCCCGTGGTGTACCCGGTCGACTACGCCCCTGCCATCACCTGGCTCAGCTTCTGGAAGGATGCGGACCGGTACTTCGTGCCGGGGTCCATCGACTTCACCGACCCGGACGCGGACACAGATATCATGACCATCGTTGTGAGCGACAGCCTCGGCCGGGTCATGGCGCGGACGGTTGCCGACCTGGATGACTATGTGGGCTATACCGGCGGCACGGTCTCGTTCTCGATCGACTACCTTACCTATCCGCCGGGAACCTATACCTTCACCATCTACCTCACCGACCGCGGCGGCAACCTGTCGAACCCGGTCTACGGCACGTTCCAGGTCTGGTGA